The Mytilus galloprovincialis chromosome 4, xbMytGall1.hap1.1, whole genome shotgun sequence genome contains a region encoding:
- the LOC143073332 gene encoding uncharacterized protein LOC143073332, producing MFYTCRSCVRMKACGSRNDYAITILLVAFIISCNASNNLEKHKQCHFEVEKKSGNYLAKWLKIIDGMVAPLDIAFTNNNTYSSTPDVLLPNRWIWTFVPPFGGKFYISWPVDYFVYSFGLLDTHTLYPTKICLNVTPPDCNVTFGDPETTEGISKALQKMALEQHFYKINEMYDYSYWCYLSRSSYFNNSFYYGLSRYLNVPLQLLGYKCCKNSGGRKKLICDHKNVIENSYQLIPFYIGLAFLVYFPLALLKFGQNVLESSNDIPHLSLQSEYSIILDQDDDYIFMRTKSPVSVFKMIVSAFGLAKKHPVIVSRVRRVIFVILAPFLVYIFILLYYKKGRYLMTEIVNHKIPHGFVSVVGGFTESLDLYLPMFGGPAISLILYLIVGLILTLVPRSLSDILQLGLSPDESTYSTLLTLDLVTIEKFSKKKCSHNVSGYRRFYSVMRGSLYMLINPSFWCFVISFQKTRLRKVIDKLCPGCVGTTCMAIVCVPVFLSYFCFCILETFLMIFYYGFPFCYFVVSTAKGYAKYFQRAQQKQTFMLNVVLSILFPICFLFFMFMLVMISLETFIIMGNFIFFVYLSLIIFPGWSFGFVYYVIMFILYVHSVLKDFKQEYQDLLHHTIQASVRVEKAARAKELLNKRQNCCAMSEFIAITNRIPLEIFNQTTSLQHDNRIEYVRYRKQMPGVRKDLYRFVIDKSYPIHIAFFHIIVQILVLQVIVLISILFISTYIKRESSRESSDVLNVMCVIIVTMIPNLVRLFFCKVHNHKVRKRKIRQRVIEFWRGRNDVHIDDDNE from the exons atgttttataccTGTCGTAGTTGTGTTAGGATGAAAGC GTGTGGAAGTAGGAATGATTACGCCATCACGATACTTCTAGTTGCTTTTATTATTTCTTGTAATGCTTCAAATAATCTTGAAAAGCATAAACAGTGTCATTTTGAGGTTGAGAAGAAATCCGGCAATTATTTAGCAAAATGGCTTAAGATTATAGACGGAATGGTTGCTCCTTTGGACATTGCATTTACAAATAACAATACCTATAGTTCAACACCAGATGTTTTGCTTCCAAACAGATGGATATGGACATTTGTTCCTCCTTTTGGTGGAAAATTCTACATTTCATGGCCCGTGGATTACTTTGTGTATTCGTTCGGTCTACTCGATACGCATACTTTATATCCCACAAAAATCTGCCTAAACGTTACTCCTCCGGACTGCAATGTTACATTCGGCGATCCTGAAACTACTGAAGGAATTAGTAAAGCTTTGCAAAAAATGGCTTTGGAGCAacacttttataaaattaacgAAATGTATGACTATAGCTACTGGTGTTATTTGTCGAGGAGTTCTTATTTTAACAACTCTTTTTACTATGGTTTAAGTCGATACCTAAATGTACCATTACAACTATTGGGATATAAATGCTGTAAAAACAGTGGTGGAAGAAAAAAGCTAATTTGTGACCACAAAAATGTCATAGAGAATTCCTATCAACTTATACCGTTTTACATAGGACTTGCTTTCCTAGTTTATTTTCCACTTGCTCTTCTAAAATTTGGACAAAATGTTTTAGAATCCAGTAATGATATACCACATCTCTCGTTACAATCGGAATATTCAATTATACTAGATCAGGATGACGACTATATTTTTATGAGAACAAAAAGTCCTGTGTCAGTCTTTAAAATGATTGTCAGCGCTTTTGGATTGGCTAAAAAACATCCGGTAATTGTGTCGAGGGTACGACgagttatatttgtaatattggcTCCGTTTCTTGTATACATATTCATTTTACTTTATTACAAGAAAGGACGATACTTGATGACAGAAATAGTGAATCATAAAATTCCACATGGGTTTGTATCTGTTGTCGGTGGTTTTACTGAGAGTCTAGACCTGTATCTACCAATGTTTGGGGGTCCCGCAATTTCGCTCATTTTATACCTCATAGTAGGATTAATATTAACTTTAGTTCCACGAAGTTTGTCAGATATTCTGCAGTTAGGGTTATCTCCAGACGAATCAACATATTCAACACTTTTAACATTAGACCTGGTCACAATTGAAAAGTTTTCGAAAAAGAAATGCAGTCATAATGTATCTGGCTACCGAAGATTCTATTCTGTAATGAGGGGATCGTTATACATGTTAATTAATCCGTCATTTTGGTGTTTCGTTATATCGTTCCAAAAGACAAGATTGAGAAAAGTAATAGATAAATTGTGTCCTGGGTGTGTTGGGACGACCTGTATGGCCATTGTCTGTGTCCCTGTATTTCTGTCTTACTTTTGTTTCTGTATTTTAGAGACGTTTCTGATGATATTTTATTACGGATTTCCCTTTTGTTATTTTGTGGTGTCAACTGCTAAAGGATACGCAAAGTATTTCCAAAGAGCACAACAAAAACAGACATTTATGCTAAATGTTGTGTTATCAATACTTTTTCCTATTTGCTTTCTCTTTTTCATGTTCATGTTGGTCATGATAAGTCTGGAAACTTTCataatcatgggtaatttcatatttttcgttTACCTGTCCCTTATAATTTTTCCAGGCTGGTCTTTTGGGTTTGTATACTATGTGATTATGTTCATTCTATATGTACATAGTGTATTGAAAGATTTTAAACAGGAGTACCAAGACTTATTGCATCATACTATACAAGCCTCCGTTAGAGTGGAAAAGGCTGCCAGAGCAAAGGAACTACTAAATAAAAGACAGAATTGTTGTGCTATGTCTGAATTTATAGCAATTACTAACAGAATTCCCTTAGAAATATTTAATCAAACAACATCGTTACAGCATGATAATCGAATCGAATATGTACGATATCGAAAACAGATGCCGGGAGTTCGGAAAGATTTGTATCGGTTTGTTATCGATAAATCATACCCCATTCATATCGCATTCTTCCATATCATAGTGCAAATATTAGTGCTACAAGTTATTGTATTGATCTCTATACTATTTATTTCCACGTACATAAAGAGGGAATCGTCACGAGAATCAAGTGATGTCCTCAATGTTATGTGTGTGATAATAGTAACAATGATTCCAAATCTTGTACGTCTTTTCTTCTGTAAAGTCCATAACCATAAggttagaaaaagaaaaatccgACAGAGAGTTATAGAATTTTGGAGAGGAAGGAACGATGTTCACATCGACGATGATAATGAGTAA